In a genomic window of Streptomyces sp. SJL17-4:
- a CDS encoding glycosyltransferase 87 family protein yields the protein MTNDHSQSPPGTLAEPPHLTGSPFDSDTFTSATFVTVGRGPYLAVASVWLITRVGMVLLLLRDTLGIGGVGREVDLYRYWYEQFAQGTFPPGDVTWQYPPGAGLVIMSPGVLPWLTYVQAFVALTLLADAVVTAALARADSARLTHGTWIWVCGLPLLLHLPLARYDVQTTALAVLALLALGARSTAAHQLGGALAGIGAMVKVWPALALIGTPRGRTTREAWTAAAVAALALLATLALFFSGSLGFLRQQGSRGIQIESLGGTALGLAGAGGIWPGRVEIRYGAFEYVGPYVSSLGHLALLLTVIAFGWLLLWRVRAHRWTAATPLDAALTAVLLFTVTSRVISPQYMIWLLGLAAVCLTSRATVMRPVALLLLPAAALSSLAYPVLYDQVVAGTTQGLTVMVLRNGLLLAATLLAARRLWTSTVTGPPEETA from the coding sequence ATGACGAACGATCACTCCCAGTCGCCACCAGGAACCCTCGCCGAGCCCCCCCACCTCACCGGCTCCCCCTTCGACTCGGACACCTTCACCTCCGCCACCTTCGTCACGGTCGGCCGCGGCCCCTACCTCGCCGTCGCCTCCGTCTGGCTGATCACCCGCGTCGGCATGGTGCTGCTGCTCCTCCGCGACACCCTCGGCATCGGCGGCGTCGGCCGCGAGGTGGACCTCTACCGGTACTGGTACGAGCAGTTCGCGCAGGGCACCTTCCCGCCCGGCGACGTCACCTGGCAGTACCCGCCCGGCGCGGGGCTCGTGATCATGTCCCCGGGCGTCCTCCCCTGGCTGACGTACGTCCAGGCGTTCGTCGCGCTCACCCTCCTGGCCGACGCGGTCGTCACCGCCGCACTCGCCCGCGCCGACAGCGCCCGGCTCACCCACGGCACCTGGATCTGGGTCTGCGGACTGCCGCTGCTCCTGCACCTGCCGCTCGCCCGGTACGACGTCCAGACCACCGCCCTCGCCGTCCTCGCGCTGCTCGCGCTCGGCGCCCGCTCCACCGCGGCCCACCAGCTCGGCGGGGCCCTCGCGGGCATCGGCGCGATGGTCAAGGTCTGGCCGGCGCTCGCCCTGATCGGCACGCCCCGGGGCCGTACCACCCGCGAGGCCTGGACCGCCGCGGCGGTCGCGGCCCTCGCGCTCCTCGCCACCCTCGCGCTGTTCTTCTCCGGCTCCCTCGGCTTCCTGCGCCAGCAGGGCAGCCGCGGCATCCAGATCGAGTCGCTCGGCGGCACGGCCCTCGGACTGGCCGGGGCCGGCGGCATCTGGCCGGGCAGGGTCGAGATCCGCTACGGGGCCTTCGAGTACGTCGGCCCGTACGTCTCCAGCCTCGGCCACCTCGCCCTGCTGCTCACCGTCATCGCCTTCGGCTGGCTGCTCCTGTGGCGCGTACGAGCCCACCGCTGGACCGCCGCCACCCCGCTCGACGCGGCCCTCACCGCCGTTCTGCTGTTCACCGTCACCAGCCGGGTGATCAGTCCCCAGTACATGATCTGGCTGCTCGGCCTCGCCGCCGTCTGTCTGACCTCGCGTGCCACCGTGATGCGCCCGGTGGCACTGCTGCTGCTCCCGGCGGCCGCCCTGAGCTCCCTCGCGTACCCCGTCCTGTACGACCAGGTCGTCGCCGGCACCACCCAGGGGCTGACCGTCATGGTCCTCCGCAACGGCCTGCTGCTCGCGGCGACCCTGCTCGCCGCCCGCCGCCTGTGGACGTCGACGGTGACGGGACCGCCCGAGGAAACCGCGTAG
- a CDS encoding sugar ABC transporter permease, whose amino-acid sequence MPRTNHNGVRSGNRSRTVAAGFLLPALLLLGALVVYPIGYSVQRSFFDSSGSSFVGLDNYLALVTDESLRTAARNNVIWLVVAPVVATALGLIFAVLTERVRWGTAFKLVVFMPMAISMLAAGIIFRLVYEQDPDRGVANAVWVGVHDTFAESSGFPRARPLPAHPLEAAGGGAFVTKEPVRAGEPVRLPLIGVTPGQMPEEARPARTPVAAPETADTVTGTAWLDFTRGGGGRQNAVDPAELGLAGLRIEAVRDGKVVARATAAADGTFTLPADRADGAVLRLPASNFREQYNGVEWLGPRLVTPAVIGAYVWMWAGFAMVLIGAGLAAVPRELLEAARVDGANEWQVFRRITVPLLAPVLAVVLVTLMINVLKVFDLVFVIAPGSAQDDANVLALQLYRSSFGTDADLGVGSAIAVLLLLLVVPVMVLNIRRMRREARR is encoded by the coding sequence ATGCCGAGGACAAACCACAACGGCGTCAGGAGCGGCAACAGGAGCAGGACGGTCGCGGCGGGGTTCCTGCTCCCCGCCCTGCTGCTGCTCGGCGCGCTCGTCGTCTACCCCATCGGGTACTCCGTCCAGCGCTCGTTCTTCGACAGCTCCGGCTCGTCCTTCGTCGGCCTGGACAACTACCTCGCCCTGGTCACCGACGAGTCGCTCCGCACCGCCGCCCGCAACAACGTCATCTGGCTGGTCGTCGCCCCGGTGGTCGCGACCGCCCTCGGCCTGATCTTCGCGGTGCTCACCGAGCGCGTCCGCTGGGGGACGGCGTTCAAGCTGGTCGTCTTCATGCCGATGGCGATCTCGATGCTGGCCGCCGGGATCATCTTCCGGCTGGTCTACGAGCAGGACCCGGACCGCGGGGTCGCCAACGCCGTGTGGGTCGGCGTCCACGACACCTTCGCCGAGTCGTCCGGCTTCCCGCGGGCCCGGCCGCTGCCCGCGCATCCGCTGGAGGCGGCCGGCGGCGGCGCGTTCGTCACGAAGGAGCCGGTGCGCGCCGGGGAGCCCGTACGGCTTCCGCTGATCGGGGTGACGCCCGGTCAGATGCCGGAGGAGGCCCGCCCGGCGCGGACCCCGGTCGCGGCGCCGGAGACGGCGGACACCGTCACGGGCACCGCCTGGCTGGACTTCACCCGGGGCGGCGGCGGGCGGCAGAACGCCGTCGACCCGGCCGAACTGGGCCTCGCGGGGCTGCGGATCGAGGCCGTACGGGACGGAAAGGTGGTCGCCCGGGCGACGGCGGCGGCCGACGGCACCTTCACGCTGCCCGCCGACCGCGCCGACGGAGCCGTGCTGCGGCTGCCCGCGAGCAACTTCCGGGAGCAGTACAACGGCGTGGAGTGGCTCGGTCCCCGGCTCGTCACCCCGGCGGTCATCGGCGCGTACGTGTGGATGTGGGCCGGGTTCGCGATGGTGCTCATCGGCGCCGGGCTCGCCGCCGTCCCGCGCGAGCTGCTGGAGGCGGCGCGGGTGGACGGGGCGAACGAGTGGCAGGTGTTCCGCCGGATCACGGTGCCGCTGCTCGCCCCGGTCCTCGCGGTCGTCCTCGTCACCCTGATGATCAATGTGCTCAAGGTCTTCGACCTGGTCTTCGTCATCGCGCCGGGCTCCGCCCAGGACGACGCGAACGTGCTCGCGCTCCAGCTGTACCGCTCGTCGTTCGGTACGGACGCCGATCTCGGGGTCGGCTCGGCCATCGCCGTCCTGCTGCTGCTCCTGGTGGTCCCGGTGATGGTCCTCAACATCCGCCGCATGCGCCGGGAGGCCCGCCGATGA
- a CDS encoding NAD-glutamate dehydrogenase — protein sequence MQTKLDEAKAELLERAARVAEHSPVGGRLPTGPEGAGERPDRDTVLEYLQRYYLHTAPEDLGDRDPVDVFGAALSHYRLAENRPQGTANVRVHTPTVEENGWTSSHSVVEVVTDDMPFLVDSVTNELSRQGRGIHVVIHPQVLVRRDVTGRLIEVLSAQIHGELPHDALTESWIHVEIDRETDRADLKQITTDLLRVLSDVRETVEDWEKMRDAALRIAEGLPAEPTASDLRPTEVEEARELLRWLADDHFTFLGYREYELVNGDALSAVPGTGLGILRSDPKHAGDDEGHHAHPVSPSFSRLPEDVRAKAREHKLLILTKANSRSTVHRPSYLDYVGVKKFDADGNVIGERRFLGLFSSAAYTESVRRVPVVKRKVQEVLEGAGFSPNSHDGRDLLQILETYPRDELFQTPADQLQSVVTSVLYLQERRRLRLYLRQDEYGRYYSALVYLPRDRYTTRVRLRIIDILKEELDGTSVDFTAWNTESILSRLHFVVRVQPGTELAKLTDADVDRIEARLVEAARSWSDGFAEALNAELGEEHAAELHRRYGNAFPEGYKADHSPRAAVADLVHLEALARTGGGKDFALSLYEPVGAGPGERRFKIYKTGDPISLSAVLPVLNRLGVEVTDERPYELRCADRTPGWVYDFGLRMPAATGNGGDYLGDDARERFQEAFAATWTGEAENDNFNSLVLSAGLNWREAMVLRAYAKYLRQAGSTFSQDYMEDTLRNNVHTTRLLVNLFEARMAPERQRAGTELIDALLEELDAALDQVASLDEDRILRSFLTVIKATLRTNFFQSASEGSNDRGQLTADGTPHSYVSMKFDPQAIPDLPAPRPAFEIWVYSPRVEGVHLRFGKVARGGLRWSDRREDFRTEILGLVKAQMVKNTVIVPVGAKGGFVAKQLPDPSVDRDAWLAEGIASYKTFISALLDITDNLVAGEVVPPVDVVRHDEDDTYLVVAADKGTATFSDIANGVAESYGFWLGDAFASGGSAGYDHKGMGITARGAWESVKRHFRELGHDTQTQDFTVVGVGDMSGDVFGNGMLLSEHIRLVAAFDHRHIFIDPNPDAAVSYAERRRLFELPRSSWADYDLSLLSAGGGIHPRSAKSIPVNAQVRAALGIEDGITKMTPAELMKAVLHAPVDLLWNGGIGTYVKSSAESNADVGDKANDAIRVDGQDVRAQVIGEGGNLGATQLGRIEFARTGGPEGQGGKVNTDAIDNSAGVDTSDHEVNIKILLNGLVAEGDMTVKQRNKILAEMTDEVGTLVLRNNYAQNTALANAVAQSPSLLHAHQRFMRRLGRDGALDRSLEFLPNDRQIRELLNNGRGLSQPELAVLLAYTKITVADELIGTGLPDDPYLSGLLHAYFPTLLREKFTEAVDNHPLRREIITTVLVNDTVNGGGSTFLHRLREETGASIEEIVRAQTAARFVFRLGQVWDAVEALDNQVPADVQTRMRLHSRRLVERGTRWLLNNRPQPLQLTETIEFFAERVEQVWAQLPNLLRGADLEWYQSIVEELTEVGVPEELALRVAGFSSAFPILDIVGIADRMDKDPLAVAEVYYDLADRLRITDLMDRIIELPRDDRWQSMARASIREDLFAAHSALTADVLAAGNGTSSPEQRFKDWEEKNAAILGRARTTLEEIQGSDTFDLANLSVAMRTMRTLLRTHS from the coding sequence ATGCAGACCAAGCTGGACGAAGCCAAGGCCGAGCTGCTCGAAAGGGCCGCTCGGGTAGCTGAGCACAGCCCGGTCGGGGGGCGACTTCCGACGGGCCCGGAGGGTGCCGGGGAGCGCCCGGACCGGGACACCGTGCTCGAGTACCTCCAGCGCTACTACCTGCACACCGCGCCGGAGGACCTCGGCGACCGGGACCCGGTCGACGTGTTCGGCGCGGCGCTCTCTCACTACCGCCTCGCGGAGAACCGCCCGCAGGGCACGGCGAACGTGCGCGTCCACACGCCGACGGTCGAGGAGAACGGCTGGACGAGCAGCCACTCCGTCGTCGAGGTCGTCACCGACGACATGCCGTTCCTGGTGGACTCGGTCACCAACGAGCTCTCGCGCCAGGGCCGCGGCATCCATGTCGTGATCCACCCGCAGGTCCTCGTCCGCCGCGACGTCACGGGCAGGCTCATCGAGGTCCTGTCGGCGCAGATCCACGGCGAGCTGCCGCACGACGCGCTCACCGAGTCCTGGATCCACGTCGAGATCGACCGGGAGACCGACCGCGCCGACCTCAAGCAGATCACCACCGATCTGCTGCGTGTCCTGTCCGACGTCCGTGAGACGGTCGAGGACTGGGAGAAGATGCGCGACGCCGCCCTGCGGATCGCCGAGGGCCTCCCGGCCGAGCCCACCGCCTCCGACCTGCGTCCGACCGAGGTGGAGGAGGCCCGCGAGCTGCTGCGCTGGCTGGCCGACGACCACTTCACCTTCCTCGGCTACCGCGAGTACGAGCTGGTCAACGGTGACGCCCTGTCCGCCGTGCCCGGCACGGGCCTCGGCATCCTGCGCTCCGACCCGAAGCACGCGGGCGACGACGAGGGCCACCACGCCCACCCCGTCTCGCCGTCCTTCAGCCGGCTGCCCGAGGACGTCCGCGCCAAGGCGCGCGAGCACAAGCTGCTGATCCTGACGAAGGCCAACAGCCGCTCGACCGTGCACCGCCCCTCGTACCTCGACTACGTCGGTGTGAAGAAGTTCGACGCCGACGGCAACGTCATCGGCGAGCGCCGCTTCCTCGGCCTCTTCTCCTCGGCCGCCTACACCGAGTCCGTGCGCCGTGTTCCCGTCGTCAAGCGCAAGGTCCAGGAGGTCCTGGAGGGCGCGGGCTTCTCGCCGAACAGCCACGACGGCCGCGACCTGCTCCAGATCCTGGAGACGTACCCGCGCGACGAGCTCTTCCAGACCCCGGCCGACCAGCTCCAGTCCGTCGTCACCAGCGTCCTGTACCTGCAGGAGCGGCGCCGGCTGCGCCTGTACCTGCGCCAGGACGAGTACGGCCGCTACTACTCGGCCCTCGTCTACCTGCCGCGCGACCGCTACACCACCCGCGTCCGGCTGCGGATCATCGACATCCTGAAGGAGGAGCTCGACGGCACCAGCGTCGACTTCACCGCCTGGAACACCGAGTCGATCCTGTCCCGGCTGCACTTCGTCGTCCGCGTCCAGCCCGGCACCGAGCTGGCGAAGCTCACCGACGCCGATGTCGACCGCATCGAGGCCCGGCTCGTCGAGGCCGCCCGCTCCTGGTCCGACGGCTTCGCCGAGGCGCTCAACGCCGAGTTGGGCGAGGAGCACGCCGCGGAGCTGCACCGCCGTTACGGCAACGCCTTCCCCGAGGGCTACAAGGCCGACCACTCGCCGCGCGCGGCCGTCGCCGACCTGGTCCACCTGGAGGCCCTCGCCCGGACCGGCGGCGGCAAGGACTTCGCGCTCTCGCTCTACGAGCCGGTCGGCGCGGGCCCCGGCGAGCGCCGCTTCAAGATCTACAAGACGGGCGACCCGATCTCCCTCTCCGCCGTGCTCCCGGTGCTCAACCGGCTCGGCGTCGAGGTGACCGACGAGCGGCCGTACGAGCTGCGCTGCGCCGACCGTACGCCCGGCTGGGTCTACGACTTCGGTCTGCGGATGCCCGCCGCGACCGGCAACGGCGGCGACTACCTCGGCGACGACGCCCGCGAGCGCTTCCAGGAGGCCTTCGCCGCCACCTGGACCGGCGAGGCCGAGAACGACAACTTCAACTCGCTGGTCCTCTCCGCCGGGCTCAACTGGCGCGAGGCGATGGTGCTGCGCGCCTACGCGAAGTACCTGCGCCAGGCCGGTTCGACGTTCAGCCAGGACTACATGGAGGACACCCTCCGCAACAACGTCCACACCACCCGGCTGCTCGTCAACCTCTTCGAGGCCCGGATGGCCCCGGAGCGCCAGCGCGCCGGCACCGAGCTGATCGACGCGCTCCTGGAGGAGCTGGACGCCGCCCTCGACCAGGTCGCGAGCCTGGACGAGGACCGGATCCTGCGGTCCTTCCTGACCGTCATCAAGGCCACCCTGCGGACCAACTTCTTCCAGAGCGCCAGCGAGGGAAGCAATGACAGGGGCCAGCTGACGGCGGACGGTACGCCGCACTCGTACGTGTCGATGAAGTTCGACCCGCAGGCCATCCCGGACCTTCCGGCGCCCCGCCCGGCCTTCGAGATCTGGGTGTACTCCCCGCGCGTCGAGGGCGTCCACCTGCGCTTCGGCAAGGTCGCCCGAGGCGGTCTGCGCTGGTCCGACCGCCGCGAGGACTTCCGTACGGAGATCCTCGGCCTGGTCAAGGCGCAGATGGTGAAGAACACCGTCATCGTGCCCGTCGGCGCCAAGGGCGGCTTCGTCGCCAAGCAGCTCCCGGACCCGTCCGTGGACCGTGACGCCTGGCTGGCCGAGGGCATCGCCTCGTACAAGACCTTCATCTCGGCGCTGCTCGACATCACCGACAACCTGGTCGCGGGCGAGGTCGTGCCGCCGGTCGACGTGGTCCGCCACGACGAGGACGACACCTACCTGGTGGTCGCCGCCGACAAGGGCACCGCGACCTTCTCCGACATCGCCAACGGGGTCGCCGAGTCGTACGGCTTCTGGCTCGGCGACGCGTTCGCCTCCGGCGGCTCCGCCGGTTACGACCACAAGGGCATGGGCATCACCGCCCGCGGCGCCTGGGAGTCCGTCAAGCGGCACTTCCGCGAGCTGGGCCACGACACCCAGACCCAGGACTTCACGGTCGTCGGCGTCGGCGACATGTCCGGCGACGTCTTCGGCAACGGCATGCTGCTGAGCGAGCACATCAGGCTCGTCGCCGCGTTCGACCACCGGCACATCTTCATCGACCCGAACCCGGACGCGGCCGTCTCGTACGCCGAGCGCCGCCGGCTCTTCGAGCTGCCCCGCTCGTCCTGGGCCGACTACGACCTGTCGCTGCTCTCCGCGGGTGGTGGCATCCACCCCCGCAGCGCCAAGTCGATCCCGGTCAACGCACAGGTCAGGGCCGCCCTCGGCATCGAGGACGGGATCACCAAGATGACCCCGGCCGAGCTGATGAAGGCCGTGCTCCACGCCCCCGTCGACCTGCTGTGGAACGGCGGCATCGGTACGTACGTCAAGTCCTCGGCCGAGTCGAACGCCGACGTCGGCGACAAGGCCAACGACGCCATCCGCGTCGACGGCCAGGACGTCCGCGCCCAGGTCATCGGCGAGGGCGGCAACCTCGGCGCGACCCAGCTGGGCCGCATCGAGTTCGCCCGCACCGGCGGTCCCGAGGGCCAGGGCGGCAAGGTCAACACCGACGCCATCGACAACAGCGCCGGCGTCGACACCTCCGACCACGAGGTCAACATCAAGATCCTGCTCAACGGGCTCGTCGCCGAGGGCGACATGACCGTCAAGCAGCGCAACAAGATCCTCGCGGAGATGACCGACGAGGTCGGCACGCTCGTCCTGCGCAACAACTACGCGCAGAACACGGCCCTCGCCAACGCCGTCGCCCAGTCGCCGTCCCTGCTCCACGCCCACCAGCGCTTCATGCGCCGCCTGGGCCGCGACGGGGCTCTCGACCGGTCCCTGGAGTTCCTGCCCAACGACCGGCAGATCCGCGAACTGCTCAACAACGGCCGCGGGCTGAGCCAGCCGGAGCTCGCCGTCCTCCTCGCGTACACCAAGATCACGGTGGCCGACGAGCTCATCGGTACGGGGCTGCCGGACGACCCGTACCTGAGCGGGCTGCTCCACGCGTACTTCCCGACGCTGCTCCGCGAGAAGTTCACCGAGGCCGTCGACAACCACCCGCTGCGTCGCGAGATCATCACCACCGTCCTGGTCAACGACACCGTCAACGGAGGCGGCTCGACCTTCCTGCACCGCCTCCGCGAGGAGACCGGCGCGTCGATCGAGGAGATCGTCCGGGCGCAGACCGCGGCCCGGTTCGTCTTCCGCCTCGGCCAGGTCTGGGACGCCGTCGAGGCCCTCGACAACCAGGTGCCGGCCGACGTCCAGACCCGGATGCGGCTGCACTCCCGCCGGCTCGTCGAGCGCGGCACGCGCTGGCTGCTCAACAACCGGCCGCAGCCGCTCCAGCTCACCGAGACCATCGAGTTCTTCGCCGAGCGCGTCGAGCAGGTCTGGGCGCAGCTGCCGAACCTGCTGCGTGGCGCTGACCTGGAGTGGTACCAGTCGATCGTGGAGGAGCTGACCGAGGTCGGTGTGCCGGAGGAGCTCGCGCTGCGGGTGGCCGGCTTCTCCTCCGCCTTCCCGATCCTCGACATCGTGGGGATCGCGGACCGGATGGACAAGGACCCGCTGGCGGTGGCCGAGGTCTACTACGACCTGGCCGACCGGCTGCGGATCACCGACCTGATGGACCGGATCATCGAGCTGCCGCGCGATGACCGGTGGCAGTCGATGGCCCGTGCGTCGATCCGTGAGGACCTGTTCGCGGCGCACTCGGCGCTGACCGCGGACGTCCTGGCGGCCGGGAACGGCACGTCGAGCCCGGAGCAGCGGTTCAAGGACTGGGAGGAGAAGAACGCGGCGATCCTGGGCCGCGCGCGGACGACCCTGGAGGAGATCCAGGGCTCGGACACCTTCGACCTGGCGAACCTGTCGGTGGCGATGCGGACGATGCGCACGCTGCTGCGTACGCACAGCTAG
- a CDS encoding ABC transporter ATP-binding protein, producing MVDGVHITYTVHGGGTGGRGAATAALSRMLRRGEKRPTGRRVHAVKGVSFVARRGEAIGLIGSNGSGKSTLLKAIAGLQPVERGQVYTDGQPSLLGVNAALMNDLTGERNVILGGLAMGMSRTEVRERYDEIVDFSGINEKDDAISRPMGTYSSGMGARLRFSIAAAKSHDVLLIDEALSTGDARFRRRSQRRIDELRAEAGTVFLVSHSNSTITETCERALWLEAGTLRMDGPAKEVVAAYEEFTATAARTGAK from the coding sequence GTGGTCGACGGAGTCCACATCACGTACACGGTCCACGGCGGCGGCACCGGCGGCCGAGGCGCCGCGACGGCCGCGCTCAGCCGCATGCTCCGGCGCGGCGAGAAGCGGCCGACCGGCCGCCGGGTCCACGCAGTGAAGGGCGTCAGCTTCGTCGCACGCCGGGGCGAGGCAATTGGCCTGATCGGTTCGAACGGATCTGGGAAATCCACCCTCCTGAAGGCCATCGCGGGCCTCCAGCCCGTCGAGCGGGGCCAGGTGTACACCGACGGACAGCCCTCGCTCCTCGGCGTCAACGCGGCCCTGATGAACGACCTCACCGGCGAACGGAACGTGATCCTGGGCGGTCTCGCCATGGGTATGAGCCGCACGGAGGTCCGCGAGCGCTACGACGAGATCGTGGACTTCTCCGGCATCAACGAGAAGGACGACGCGATCTCCCGCCCCATGGGGACGTACTCCTCCGGCATGGGGGCGCGGCTGCGCTTCTCCATCGCCGCCGCGAAGAGCCATGACGTCCTGCTCATCGACGAGGCCCTGTCGACCGGCGACGCGCGTTTCCGCCGCCGGAGCCAGCGGCGGATCGACGAGTTGCGGGCGGAGGCGGGGACGGTCTTCCTGGTCAGCCACTCGAACTCCACGATCACGGAGACCTGCGAGCGGGCCCTGTGGCTGGAGGCGGGCACGTTGCGGATGGACGGCCCGGCGAAGGAGGTGGTCGCGGCGTACGAGGAGTTCACCGCGACAGCAGCCCGAACAGGGGCCAAATAA
- a CDS encoding carbohydrate ABC transporter permease has product MSSSATRTRARTGVSAPLAGSPAPRTFAARAAARAAGGVVRVFLVLAGLFWLLPTIGLLLSSLRSPSDIAASGWWQVFTAPAQLTTENYSRLLANDTITDSLLSTVLITVPSTLLVLLLGSFAGYAFAWLEFPGRDWWFLGVVALLVVPVQVALVPVSKLFGAVGLFETTLGVVLFHTAFGLPFAIFLLRNFFAEIPRELLEAARLDGAGEVRLFTRVVLPLGGPAIASLGIFQFLWVWNDMLIALIFADSQSPPITVALQQQVRQFGNNVDVLAPGAFVSMVVPLVVFFAFQRQFATGVMAGAVK; this is encoded by the coding sequence ATGAGTTCCTCCGCCACCCGCACGCGCGCGCGTACCGGCGTCTCCGCACCGCTCGCGGGTTCCCCCGCGCCCCGGACGTTCGCGGCGCGGGCCGCCGCCCGTGCCGCCGGGGGCGTGGTCCGGGTGTTCCTCGTCCTGGCCGGTCTGTTCTGGCTGCTGCCGACGATCGGGCTGCTGCTCTCCTCGCTCCGCTCGCCCTCCGACATCGCGGCGAGCGGCTGGTGGCAGGTGTTCACGGCGCCGGCCCAGCTGACCACCGAGAACTACAGCCGTCTCCTCGCCAACGACACGATCACCGACTCGCTGCTCTCCACGGTCCTGATCACCGTCCCGTCCACGCTCCTCGTCCTCCTCCTCGGCTCGTTCGCCGGGTACGCGTTCGCGTGGCTGGAGTTCCCGGGAAGGGACTGGTGGTTCCTCGGGGTGGTCGCCCTGCTCGTGGTCCCGGTGCAGGTGGCGCTCGTCCCGGTGTCGAAGCTCTTCGGCGCGGTCGGCCTCTTCGAGACGACGCTCGGGGTGGTCCTCTTCCACACGGCCTTCGGCCTGCCGTTCGCGATCTTCCTGCTGCGGAACTTCTTCGCGGAGATCCCGCGCGAGCTCCTGGAGGCGGCGCGGCTCGACGGGGCCGGCGAGGTGCGGCTTTTCACCCGGGTGGTGCTGCCCCTCGGCGGTCCCGCGATCGCCTCGCTGGGGATCTTCCAGTTCCTGTGGGTGTGGAACGACATGCTGATCGCGCTGATCTTCGCGGACTCGCAGTCGCCGCCGATCACGGTGGCGCTCCAGCAGCAGGTACGGCAGTTCGGCAACAACGTCGACGTGCTGGCGCCGGGGGCGTTCGTGTCGATGGTGGTGCCGCTGGTGGTCTTCTTCGCGTTCCAGCGGCAGTTCGCCACGGGGGTGATGGCGGGCGCGGTGAAGTAG
- a CDS encoding ABC transporter permease, with translation MRALARRHGLTVSGARPSLPAYARQIWSRRDFITAFASARLTAQYSQARLGQIWQVMTPLLNAAVYYLIFGVLMDAKEGVADYVPFLITGIFVWTFTSNTILAGTRAISGNLGLVRALHFPRASLPISLSLQQLQQLLLSLAVLVVILFGLGEFPTWSWLLAVPALLCQALFNTGVALVLARLAARTPDISQLMPFVLRTWMYASGAMWSIQNLASSGRFPDGVVLALQCNPAAVYIDLMRFALIESYTSAQLPPHVWALAAGWALLAFGGGFIWFWKAEETYGRG, from the coding sequence CTGCGCGCGCTCGCCCGGCGCCACGGCCTCACCGTCAGCGGCGCCCGCCCCTCACTGCCCGCCTACGCCCGGCAGATCTGGTCCCGCCGCGACTTCATCACCGCCTTCGCGAGCGCCCGCCTGACCGCCCAGTACAGCCAGGCGCGCCTCGGCCAGATCTGGCAGGTGATGACCCCGCTGCTCAACGCGGCCGTCTACTACCTGATCTTCGGCGTCCTCATGGACGCCAAGGAGGGCGTCGCCGACTACGTGCCCTTCCTGATCACCGGCATCTTCGTATGGACGTTCACCTCGAACACGATCCTGGCCGGCACCCGGGCGATCAGCGGCAACCTGGGCCTCGTCCGCGCCCTGCACTTCCCCCGCGCGAGCCTGCCGATCTCACTGTCGCTCCAGCAGCTCCAGCAGCTGCTGCTCTCGCTCGCCGTACTGGTCGTGATCCTCTTCGGGCTCGGCGAGTTCCCCACCTGGAGCTGGTTGCTCGCCGTCCCCGCACTGCTCTGCCAGGCCCTGTTCAACACGGGCGTGGCGCTCGTCCTCGCCCGGCTCGCGGCCCGCACCCCGGACATCTCCCAGCTGATGCCGTTCGTGCTCCGCACCTGGATGTACGCCTCGGGCGCGATGTGGTCGATCCAGAACCTGGCGAGCAGTGGCCGTTTCCCCGACGGCGTGGTCCTCGCCCTCCAGTGCAACCCGGCGGCGGTCTACATCGACCTGATGCGCTTCGCGCTCATCGAGAGCTACACCTCGGCCCAGCTGCCGCCGCACGTCTGGGCACTCGCCGCCGGCTGGGCCCTGCTGGCCTTCGGGGGCGGTTTCATCTGGTTCTGGAAGGCGGAGGAGACGTACGGCCGTGGCTGA
- a CDS encoding TetR/AcrR family transcriptional regulator, with translation MTDPTPRRAPAGAAVLREDVTEAIRAAVFEELAAVGFARMSIEGIARRAGVGKTAVYRRWKSKLALVLDLVGAFATEGLPAPATGSLHGDVRALLQVASHALRHPVASRVIPDLLVEAARQPEIAEAVTAALLDGQRGVVTQVVREAVARGELPEGTDPGRALDLVVGPLYWRLVVVRTPLPPGYVDDLARSAVAALKA, from the coding sequence ATGACCGATCCGACCCCCCGCCGCGCCCCCGCCGGAGCGGCCGTACTCCGCGAGGACGTGACCGAGGCCATCCGCGCCGCCGTCTTCGAGGAGCTCGCGGCCGTCGGCTTCGCCCGGATGTCCATCGAGGGCATCGCGCGCCGCGCGGGAGTCGGCAAGACCGCCGTCTACCGGCGCTGGAAGTCCAAGCTCGCCCTCGTCCTCGACCTCGTCGGGGCCTTCGCCACCGAGGGCCTGCCGGCGCCCGCCACCGGCTCGCTGCACGGGGACGTACGGGCGCTCCTCCAGGTGGCCTCGCACGCGCTGCGCCACCCCGTCGCCTCGCGGGTCATCCCGGACCTGCTCGTAGAGGCGGCCCGGCAGCCCGAGATCGCCGAGGCCGTCACGGCCGCCCTGCTCGACGGCCAGCGCGGCGTCGTGACCCAGGTCGTCCGCGAGGCGGTCGCGCGCGGCGAACTCCCCGAGGGGACCGACCCGGGCCGCGCCCTCGACCTGGTCGTCGGGCCCCTCTACTGGCGCCTCGTCGTGGTCCGTACGCCGCTGCCTCCGGGGTACGTGGACGATCTGGCGCGGTCGGCGGTGGCGGCGCTCAAGGCCTAG